In a genomic window of Pedobacter sp. KBS0701:
- a CDS encoding YjjG family noncanonical pyrimidine nucleotidase, which produces MKKHIFFDLDHTIWDFDRNAEETLNELYHTYKLDELGLKSCADFISTYTENNHQLWADYHLGKITKDFLRSERFSKTFIQLGIHPDAVPPQFEDDYVNISPTKTNLFEGAENVLGYLQQKYTLHIISNGFKETTLTKMNLSNLNPYFENVIISEDVGVNKPNPVIFEYALDKAKALKAESIMIGDSLEADIYGALGFGIEAIFFNPLQKEKPEDVKQEIFHLEELLKLF; this is translated from the coding sequence ATGAAAAAACATATCTTCTTCGACCTTGACCATACCATCTGGGATTTTGACCGCAATGCCGAAGAAACATTAAACGAGCTTTATCATACTTATAAACTGGATGAACTCGGCCTTAAATCCTGCGCCGATTTTATCAGCACTTACACCGAAAATAACCATCAGTTATGGGCCGATTATCACCTGGGCAAAATCACAAAAGATTTTTTAAGATCGGAGCGTTTTAGCAAAACGTTTATTCAGTTGGGAATTCATCCTGATGCCGTTCCACCTCAGTTTGAAGACGACTATGTAAATATTTCACCAACTAAAACAAATTTGTTCGAAGGGGCTGAAAACGTTTTGGGCTATCTTCAACAAAAGTATACTCTGCATATCATTTCTAATGGGTTTAAGGAAACAACCTTAACCAAAATGAATCTTTCGAATCTTAATCCATATTTCGAAAATGTAATCATTTCGGAAGATGTAGGGGTAAATAAACCAAATCCGGTCATTTTTGAATATGCACTCGATAAAGCAAAGGCTTTAAAGGCAGAAAGCATTATGATTGGCGACAGTTTAGAAGCCGATATTTATGGTGCTTTAGGTTTTGGTATAGAGGCCATCTTTTTTAATCCTTTGCAAAAAGAAAAAC